The following proteins are encoded in a genomic region of Brachypodium distachyon strain Bd21 chromosome 1, Brachypodium_distachyon_v3.0, whole genome shotgun sequence:
- the LOC100823414 gene encoding uncharacterized protein LOC100823414 — translation MVVAGSGGGNAWGKEMTLRRRMASIFNKTRDHFPSLKDYNDYLEEVEDMTFNLIEGIDVEAIESKIARYQQENAEQIYLSRAKRAEDLAVALKASRMIPVKADPSDMAAGSSQGISGGAGIQGQYAPAAVPGGLNQPRPTGTAPQPIGGFVDPLQGHDEETMRLCVERGARAGGWTAELGRKRALEEAFNSIFI, via the exons ATGGTGGTAGCGGGGAGCGGTGGAGGGAATGCGTGGGGGAAGGAGATGACCCTCCGCCGGAGGATGGCCAGCAT ATTCAACAAGACGCGGGACCATTTCCCGTCGCTGAAAGATTACAACGATTACCTGGAAGAAGTCGAGGATATGA CCTTCAACCTGATCGAAGGAATCGACGTCGAGGCGATTGAATCCAAAATTGCCAGGTATCAACAGGAAAATGCTGAACAGATTTACTTGTCGCGAGCTAAAAGG GCTGAAGATCTTGCTGTGGCACTTAAAGCAAGCAGAATGATCCCTGTGAAGGCTGATCCTAGTGATATG GCTGCCGGAAGCTCCCAAGGCATTAGTGGTGGGGCGGGAATTCAAGGCCAGTATGCCCCTGCTGCAGTTCCTGGTGGGTTGAATCAGCCTCGTCCAACAGGTACGGCCCCGCAACCAATCGGTGGTTTTGTGGATCCTCTTCAAGGACATGACGAGGAGACCATGAGACTTTGTGTGGAGAGAGGAGCTCGAGCAGGTGGTTGGACGGCTGAATTGGGTAGGAAGAGAGCATTAGAGGAGGCGTTTAACAGCATATTTATCTAA
- the LOC106865430 gene encoding fanconi-associated nuclease 1 homolog isoform X3, with protein sequence MGPGNCIRTSNMADELLWRVQRLFFLNGDQDLSSFLLVDLGMVKFPDYTCNICHHIFKERNDLLEYKEAIRVAQLMDESLDNDNMEMVSRCADLSENRVCSMPTEEDSNLAESPPSFYSCFSSTWVYSKVLTLGVSVYERERR encoded by the exons ATGGGACCTG GAAACTGTATAAGAACCTCTAATATGGCTGATGAACTTCTTTGGCGTGTCCAG AGGCTCTTTTTTCTAAACGGTGATCAAGATCTTTCATCCTTTCTATTAGTTGATCTTGGTATGGTGAAGTTCCCAGACTATACCTGCAACATTTGTCACCATATttttaaagaaagaaatgatTTACTTGAGTACAAAGAG GCTATTCGAGTGGCACAGTTGATGGATGAATCTCTTGATAATGATAACATGGAAATGGTGTCAAGGTGTGCTGATTTGTCTGAGAATCGAGTATGCAGTATGCCAACAGAAGAAGATAGCAACTTAGCTGAATCTCCTCCATCATTCTATTCATGCTTTTCTTCTACTTGGGTCtattcaaaagtacttacaTTAGGTGTCTCTGTTTATGAACGCGAACGCAGGTAA
- the LOC106865430 gene encoding fanconi-associated nuclease 1 homolog isoform X1, which translates to MYNNGTCTALPKKILKWTGNCIRTSNMADELLWRVQRLFFLNGDQDLSSFLLVDLGMVKFPDYTCNICHHIFKERNDLLEYKEAIRVAQLMDESLDNDNMEMVSRCADLSENRVCSMPTEEDSNLAESPPSFYSCFSSTWVYSKVLTLGVSVYERERR; encoded by the exons ATGTACAATAATGGGACCTG CACAGCTCTACCAAAGAAGATTTTAAAATGGACAGGAAACTGTATAAGAACCTCTAATATGGCTGATGAACTTCTTTGGCGTGTCCAG AGGCTCTTTTTTCTAAACGGTGATCAAGATCTTTCATCCTTTCTATTAGTTGATCTTGGTATGGTGAAGTTCCCAGACTATACCTGCAACATTTGTCACCATATttttaaagaaagaaatgatTTACTTGAGTACAAAGAG GCTATTCGAGTGGCACAGTTGATGGATGAATCTCTTGATAATGATAACATGGAAATGGTGTCAAGGTGTGCTGATTTGTCTGAGAATCGAGTATGCAGTATGCCAACAGAAGAAGATAGCAACTTAGCTGAATCTCCTCCATCATTCTATTCATGCTTTTCTTCTACTTGGGTCtattcaaaagtacttacaTTAGGTGTCTCTGTTTATGAACGCGAACGCAGGTAA
- the LOC106865430 gene encoding fanconi-associated nuclease 1 homolog isoform X2: MGPALPKKILKWTGNCIRTSNMADELLWRVQRLFFLNGDQDLSSFLLVDLGMVKFPDYTCNICHHIFKERNDLLEYKEAIRVAQLMDESLDNDNMEMVSRCADLSENRVCSMPTEEDSNLAESPPSFYSCFSSTWVYSKVLTLGVSVYERERR; this comes from the exons ATGGGACCTG CTCTACCAAAGAAGATTTTAAAATGGACAGGAAACTGTATAAGAACCTCTAATATGGCTGATGAACTTCTTTGGCGTGTCCAG AGGCTCTTTTTTCTAAACGGTGATCAAGATCTTTCATCCTTTCTATTAGTTGATCTTGGTATGGTGAAGTTCCCAGACTATACCTGCAACATTTGTCACCATATttttaaagaaagaaatgatTTACTTGAGTACAAAGAG GCTATTCGAGTGGCACAGTTGATGGATGAATCTCTTGATAATGATAACATGGAAATGGTGTCAAGGTGTGCTGATTTGTCTGAGAATCGAGTATGCAGTATGCCAACAGAAGAAGATAGCAACTTAGCTGAATCTCCTCCATCATTCTATTCATGCTTTTCTTCTACTTGGGTCtattcaaaagtacttacaTTAGGTGTCTCTGTTTATGAACGCGAACGCAGGTAA
- the LOC100824230 gene encoding general transcription and DNA repair factor IIH helicase subunit XPD isoform X2, with product MWFDLDGLPVCFPYDAIYPEQHEYMGELKRALDARGHALLEMPTGTGKTAALISLITSYALANPSRPLRLFYCTRTVHEMEKTLAELRLLFSHLPPADACRLLALGLSSRKNLCVHPQVSASGAVDTGCRRLTASWVCEKAAYDRESATPLCDYFETFDAAARKGDLALYIQPGVYTLADLRSLGRERRICPYFLARHMVKHANVVVYSYQYLLDPRVASIVSSEMQKDCVVVFDEVHNIDNVCIEALSVSIRKQTIQGAKGNLRHISQQIDRFKATDASRLNAEYRRLVDGLAQRGNLPISDAWLANLALPDDILKEAVPGNIRKAEHFLTVLWRLVRNLDERVDTENVVNERPVSFATSIYSLAGIETTTLRFLYDRLQSLLLTLEITDTDEFMHIQKICDFATLIGTYKRGFSIIIEPYDDRMPDIRDPVIQLSCHDASLAIQPVFNRFQTVVITSGTLSPIDLYPRLLNFNPVISRSFTMSLTRDCICPMVLTRGSDQLPVSTKFDMRSDPGVVRNYGRLLLEMASAVPDGIVCFFVSYSYMDGIVSSWNDMGILQEIMQHKLVFIETPDVVETTLALDNYRKACDCGRGAVFFSVARGKVVEGIDFNRHYGRLVIMFGVPFQYTLSKILRARLEYLRETSQIQRQAAQCVGRVIRSKADYGMMIFADKRYSRHDKRSKLPGWIRSHLHDAHLNLSTDMALHTAREFLRRMAQPYDKAGSSGQTEENLQDKARDAMEM from the exons atgtgGTTCGATCTGGATGGCCTGCCGGTGTGCTTCCCGTACGACGCGATCTACCCGGAGCAGCACGAGTACATGGGGGAGCTGAAGCGCGCCCTGGACGCCCGCGGCCACGCGCTGCTGGAGATGCCGACGGGCACCGGCAAGACGGCGGCGCTCATCTCGCTCATCACCTCCTACGCCCTCGCCAACCCCTCCCGCCCGCTCCGCCTCTTCTACTGCACCCGTACCGTCCACGAGATGGAGAAGACCCTAGCCGAGCTacgcctcctcttctcccaCCTCCCGCCCGCCGACGCGTGCCGCCTACTCGCGCTCGGCCTATCCTCCCGCAAGAACCTTTGCGTCCACCCACAGGTGTCGGCATCCGGTGCCGTTGACACCGGCTGCAGACGCCTCACCGCGTCCTGGGTCTGCGAGAAGGCCGCCTACGACCGGGAATCCGCCACCCCGCTCTGCGACTACTTCGAGACCTTCGACGCCGCAGCCCGCAAAGGCGACCTCGCCTTGTACATTCAGCCCGGGGTCTACACCCTCGCAGACCTCCGCTCGCTCGGCCGCGAGCGCCGGATATGCCCCTACTTCCTCGCCAGGCACATGGTCAAGCACGCCAATGTCGTCGTCTACAGCTACCAGTACCTGCTCGACCCCAGGGTGGCCAGCATCGTCTCCTCGGAGATGCAAAAGGACTGTGTGGTTGTCTTCGATGAGGTGCATAACATCGACAACGTCTGCATTGAGGCGCTGAGCGTCAGCATTCGCAAGCAGACGATACAAGGTGCCAAGGGAAACCTGCGGCACATCTCGCAACAGATTGATAG GTTCAAGGCCACCGATGCCAGTAGGCTTAATGCGGAATACAGGAGGCTTGTGGATGGATTGGCACAAAGGGGAAATCTGCCAA TATCGGATGCCTGGCTTGCAAATCTAGCCTTGCCTGATGACATTCTCAAGGAAGCCGTACCTGGAAATATCAGAAAAGCTGAGCATTTTCTCACTGTCTTGTGGAGACTTGTGAGGAACTTAGATGAACGGGTTGATACAGAAAATGTTGTGAATGAAAGGCCTGTTTCCTTTGCTACTTCAATCTATTCTCTCGCTGGAATTGAGACGACAACGCTGAGGTTTTTGTATGACCGCTTACAGTCTCTATTGCTTACCCTGGAGATAACCGATACAGATGAATTCATGCACATCCAAAAAATTTGTGACTTCGCCACACTGATTGGAACTTATAAACGGGGTTTTTCTATAATAATTGAACCCTATGATGATAGAATGCCTGACATTCGTGATCCTGTGATTCAG CTCAGTTGCCATGATGCTTCACTCGCAATACAGCCTGTTTTCAATCGTTTTCAAACTGTTGTCATCACTTCAGGAACTCTCAGCCCAATCGATCTGTATCCTCGTCTTTTGAATTTTAATCCTGTTATAAGCAGGAGCTTCACAATGTCCCTAACAAGGGATTGCATATGTCCCATGGTATTGACACGAGGAAG TGATCAGCTACCTGTGAGTACGAAGTTCGACATGCGCAGTGATCCTGGTGTTGTGAGGAATTATGGCCGCCTCTTGCTAGAAATGGCTTCTGCTGTGCCAGATGGGATAGTCTGTTTCTTTGTCAGTTACTCCTATATGGATGGCATTGTCAGCAGCTGGAACGACATGGGAATTTTACAG GAAATCATGCAGCACAAGTTGGTATTCATTGAAACACCAGATGTTGTTGAGACAACATTGGCTCTTGATAATTACAGAAAAGCATGCGATTGTGGAAGAGGTGCAGTCTTCTTCTCAGTTGCCAG GGGCAAAGTTGTGGAAGGTATTGATTTCAATCGACACTATGGAAGACTTGTGATCATGTTTGGTGTTCCATTCCAGTACACACTCAGCAA GATATTGCGTGCTAGGTTGGAGTACCTAAGAGAAACTTCTCAGATACAG AGGCAAGCTGCTCAATGTGTTGGCCGGGTGATTCGTTCGAAAGCAGATTATGGAATGATGATATTTGCTGACAAGAG ATACAGTCGGCATGATAAACGGTCTAAATTGCCAGGGTGGATACGGTCACACTTGCACGATGCACACCTAAATCTGAGCACCGACATGGCTCTGCATACTGCCCGTGAG TTCCTACGGAGGATGGCGCAGCCGTATGACAAGGCGGGGAGCAGCGGGCAGACTGAGGAGAACTTGCAGGACAAGGCTCGGGACGCCATGGAGATGTGA
- the LOC100824230 gene encoding general transcription and DNA repair factor IIH helicase subunit XPD isoform X1: MWFDLDGLPVCFPYDAIYPEQHEYMGELKRALDARGHALLEMPTGTGKTAALISLITSYALANPSRPLRLFYCTRTVHEMEKTLAELRLLFSHLPPADACRLLALGLSSRKNLCVHPQVSASGAVDTGCRRLTASWVCEKAAYDRESATPLCDYFETFDAAARKGDLALYIQPGVYTLADLRSLGRERRICPYFLARHMVKHANVVVYSYQYLLDPRVASIVSSEMQKDCVVVFDEVHNIDNVCIEALSVSIRKQTIQGAKGNLRHISQQIDRFKATDASRLNAEYRRLVDGLAQRGNLPISDAWLANLALPDDILKEAVPGNIRKAEHFLTVLWRLVRNLDERVDTENVVNERPVSFATSIYSLAGIETTTLRFLYDRLQSLLLTLEITDTDEFMHIQKICDFATLIGTYKRGFSIIIEPYDDRMPDIRDPVIQLSCHDASLAIQPVFNRFQTVVITSGTLSPIDLYPRLLNFNPVISRSFTMSLTRDCICPMVLTRGSDQLPVSTKFDMRSDPGVVRNYGRLLLEMASAVPDGIVCFFVSYSYMDGIVSSWNDMGILQEIMQHKLVFIETPDVVETTLALDNYRKACDCGRGAVFFSVARGKVVEGIDFNRHYGRLVIMFGVPFQYTLSKILRARLEYLRETSQIQEGDFLTFDALRQAAQCVGRVIRSKADYGMMIFADKRYSRHDKRSKLPGWIRSHLHDAHLNLSTDMALHTAREFLRRMAQPYDKAGSSGQTEENLQDKARDAMEM, from the exons atgtgGTTCGATCTGGATGGCCTGCCGGTGTGCTTCCCGTACGACGCGATCTACCCGGAGCAGCACGAGTACATGGGGGAGCTGAAGCGCGCCCTGGACGCCCGCGGCCACGCGCTGCTGGAGATGCCGACGGGCACCGGCAAGACGGCGGCGCTCATCTCGCTCATCACCTCCTACGCCCTCGCCAACCCCTCCCGCCCGCTCCGCCTCTTCTACTGCACCCGTACCGTCCACGAGATGGAGAAGACCCTAGCCGAGCTacgcctcctcttctcccaCCTCCCGCCCGCCGACGCGTGCCGCCTACTCGCGCTCGGCCTATCCTCCCGCAAGAACCTTTGCGTCCACCCACAGGTGTCGGCATCCGGTGCCGTTGACACCGGCTGCAGACGCCTCACCGCGTCCTGGGTCTGCGAGAAGGCCGCCTACGACCGGGAATCCGCCACCCCGCTCTGCGACTACTTCGAGACCTTCGACGCCGCAGCCCGCAAAGGCGACCTCGCCTTGTACATTCAGCCCGGGGTCTACACCCTCGCAGACCTCCGCTCGCTCGGCCGCGAGCGCCGGATATGCCCCTACTTCCTCGCCAGGCACATGGTCAAGCACGCCAATGTCGTCGTCTACAGCTACCAGTACCTGCTCGACCCCAGGGTGGCCAGCATCGTCTCCTCGGAGATGCAAAAGGACTGTGTGGTTGTCTTCGATGAGGTGCATAACATCGACAACGTCTGCATTGAGGCGCTGAGCGTCAGCATTCGCAAGCAGACGATACAAGGTGCCAAGGGAAACCTGCGGCACATCTCGCAACAGATTGATAG GTTCAAGGCCACCGATGCCAGTAGGCTTAATGCGGAATACAGGAGGCTTGTGGATGGATTGGCACAAAGGGGAAATCTGCCAA TATCGGATGCCTGGCTTGCAAATCTAGCCTTGCCTGATGACATTCTCAAGGAAGCCGTACCTGGAAATATCAGAAAAGCTGAGCATTTTCTCACTGTCTTGTGGAGACTTGTGAGGAACTTAGATGAACGGGTTGATACAGAAAATGTTGTGAATGAAAGGCCTGTTTCCTTTGCTACTTCAATCTATTCTCTCGCTGGAATTGAGACGACAACGCTGAGGTTTTTGTATGACCGCTTACAGTCTCTATTGCTTACCCTGGAGATAACCGATACAGATGAATTCATGCACATCCAAAAAATTTGTGACTTCGCCACACTGATTGGAACTTATAAACGGGGTTTTTCTATAATAATTGAACCCTATGATGATAGAATGCCTGACATTCGTGATCCTGTGATTCAG CTCAGTTGCCATGATGCTTCACTCGCAATACAGCCTGTTTTCAATCGTTTTCAAACTGTTGTCATCACTTCAGGAACTCTCAGCCCAATCGATCTGTATCCTCGTCTTTTGAATTTTAATCCTGTTATAAGCAGGAGCTTCACAATGTCCCTAACAAGGGATTGCATATGTCCCATGGTATTGACACGAGGAAG TGATCAGCTACCTGTGAGTACGAAGTTCGACATGCGCAGTGATCCTGGTGTTGTGAGGAATTATGGCCGCCTCTTGCTAGAAATGGCTTCTGCTGTGCCAGATGGGATAGTCTGTTTCTTTGTCAGTTACTCCTATATGGATGGCATTGTCAGCAGCTGGAACGACATGGGAATTTTACAG GAAATCATGCAGCACAAGTTGGTATTCATTGAAACACCAGATGTTGTTGAGACAACATTGGCTCTTGATAATTACAGAAAAGCATGCGATTGTGGAAGAGGTGCAGTCTTCTTCTCAGTTGCCAG GGGCAAAGTTGTGGAAGGTATTGATTTCAATCGACACTATGGAAGACTTGTGATCATGTTTGGTGTTCCATTCCAGTACACACTCAGCAA GATATTGCGTGCTAGGTTGGAGTACCTAAGAGAAACTTCTCAGATACAGGAGGGTGACTTCCTGACATTTGACGCATTG AGGCAAGCTGCTCAATGTGTTGGCCGGGTGATTCGTTCGAAAGCAGATTATGGAATGATGATATTTGCTGACAAGAG ATACAGTCGGCATGATAAACGGTCTAAATTGCCAGGGTGGATACGGTCACACTTGCACGATGCACACCTAAATCTGAGCACCGACATGGCTCTGCATACTGCCCGTGAG TTCCTACGGAGGATGGCGCAGCCGTATGACAAGGCGGGGAGCAGCGGGCAGACTGAGGAGAACTTGCAGGACAAGGCTCGGGACGCCATGGAGATGTGA